One window of Triticum dicoccoides isolate Atlit2015 ecotype Zavitan chromosome 5A, WEW_v2.0, whole genome shotgun sequence genomic DNA carries:
- the LOC119303103 gene encoding protein SPIRRIG-like, whose amino-acid sequence MKWSTLLSKVVFAAPQQQPPPPPPPPASPLHDQEADPATPRLSSASASASDDGRASAASGNSPSAARGKNELVSDFRRFWEEFRSSSSEKEKERALNLAVDVFCRLVKQQFSVAQLVTKLVEAHVFAFVIGRAFVTDVEKLRIHSKGRSLHVDDVIGFFSEITELGICPGSNLLYAVEVLVTETIDKQPLLDSGILCCLIYILNSLLSSDESCKKTSPVGGEGSASGKNKDWGPLQSRRLEIEASVVHIMKALASHSSAAPSLIEDDALQLLFHMVANGSVSVFSQFKEGLVPLHTIQLHRHAMQVLSLLLANDNGTSAKYIRKHQLIKVLLMAVKDFKSQSGDAAYTIGIVDLLLECVELSYRPEAGSIRLREDIHNAHGYQFLVQFALTLCSLHKNQVHQSLPKIVSEESRSDASRRLEEDTFSCDLSPQLSRLLDVLVNLSQTGPSEDFVGKSMQSSHGKGTGHSRSRTPSADKFADDILEMSSPKVKDLEAIQMLQDIFLKADNLEVQAEVLNRMFKIFSSHLENYKLCQQLRTVPLFILNMGGFPAALQEVILKILEYAVTVVNCIPEQELLSLCCLLQQPISTSLKHTVLSFFVKLLSFDQQYKKVLREVGVLGALLDDLKQNKLFSGDEQQSKIFYSPEIRSDTDDIQKTVDNEDSILSPKLMASGSTKFPMFDDEGTLNVAWDCLFYLLKRAETNQQSFRSSNGVNTILPFLVSESHRSGVLRLLSCLIIEDSLQAHPEEIGLLIEILKSGMVSTSLGSQHKLDNDAKCDTLGALWRILGANNSAQRIFGEATGFSLLLTTLHSFQNEGENEENEPSLFTHMKIFGFLMRAMAAAVCNNAVNRIRLHTVLSSHTFYDLLSDSGLLCVDCEKQVILLMLELALEIVLPPTSNLQVESISSETSEDEPCFLSAISFGLSKLDVERVYNASAVVVLIRSLLMFTPKVQLELLKFIEKLANAGPFNQENLTSVGCVGLLLETINPFLEGSSPILNHALRIVEVLGAYRLSSSELRLLVRYILQLKVKRSGHLFVNMMEKLIQMEDVRQGDISLAPFIEMDMSKAGHASIQVSLGERTWPPVSGYSFVCWFQFRNLFRSHSKETEKPSKGASGKRSAQVLRIFSVGAVDDANTLYAELYLHDNGVFTIATSNSSSLSFPGIEMVEGKWHHLAVVHSKPNALAGLFQASVASIYLDGKLRHTGKLGYSPSPFGKSLQVTLGTSATRGKVSDLSWQLRCCYLFEEVLTPGSICFMYILGQGYRGLFQDTDLLRFVPNRACGGEVMAILDSLEVEVTAPSSSQRIDSSAKQVSSRLESSGIVWDMERLRNLSMQLCGRKLIFAFDGTSSDAFRASGTLSLLNLVDPTSAAASPIGGIPRYGRLSGDVYVCNQCTIGDTVQTVGGMPVVLALVEAAETKDMLHMALELLALSLQQGHQNVKDMQALRGYHLLALFLHRRMSLFDMQSLDIFFRIAACEASFPEPQKSNINRTSSYASGISPDASLDDLSLPKFGDDLSSGGSHGDLDDFSAQKDSFSHLSELENADLAGETSEFIVLSNADMVEHVLLDWTIWVAAPISVQITLLGFLERMVSMHWFRNHNLTILRRINLVQHLLVTLQRGDVEIPVLEKLVVLLGVILEDGFLASELELVVRFIIMTFDPPELSPNRQIVREAMGKHIIVRNMLLEMLIDLQVTINAEELLEQWHKVVSSRLVTYFLDEAVHPTSMRWITTLLGVCLTSSATFALKFRTSGGFQGLNHVLPSFYDSPEIYYIIFCLIFGKPVYPRVPEVRMLDFHALMPSDGNYGELKFVDLLDTVIAMAKATFDSFIMKSMLAHQNNNLSHLNGTLVADLLEATSDMGGDLQGEALMHKTYAARLMAGEAAAPAVATSILRFMVDLAKTCPPFSAVCRRHEFLESCIDLYFSCARSDCALKMAKDLTTAAIDEKNMNDDDNGSSKDTFPCLPQNQEQSAKTLSAASFPQEQKSTSSGSTDMQNSSDNGEVKADISLSEELSTKFLNGEASQVFQNAHDKGPLSAVRSNGIADSHQLADSPSSVSVINIGSPVLSERSTHKPANTPTASPMAPFTSWAGSSGSYTDGRHLTASPSMSSTISAMDLDSSPDLKTSIQGSPAVNTFFPISSKLLLDIDDVGYGGGPCSAGATAVLDFIAQILADIISEQLKATLFIESVLESVPLFVDVDSALVFQGLCLSRLMNFLERKLLLDDEEDEKKLDKSRWSVNLEPLCWLIVDRVYIGCFPTPVGVLRTLEFLLSMLQLANQDGRIEDAVPSGKGILSIARGTRQLDPYIHAILKNTNRLIMYCFLPTFLKNLGEDELLANLAFLTETGRNLASKPPQEEYSVDICTILQLLIANKRLILCPSNVDNDLMCCFCINLMALLRDKRLTAQDFAVDLLKYLVVHRRPSLEDLLVCKPNQGQQTDILHGGLDKLLTGSTSVFFEWLENSQQTISKVLDQCALIMWVQYITGSAKFPGVRIKGMEVRRKKEMGRKSREIVKLDARHWEQINERRYNLDLVRDVMSTELRAIRQDKYGWILHGESEWQSQIQQLVHERGIFPICQVSTEPAWQLCAVEGPYRMRKKLENSKFKIDTIQNVLTSSLGFDDVTRAKKEDGDMMTSGSDTMSGLNLLTYDTEQRELDAADFASFKEDDDIFKGGSTASPPIGWTDDKSSINEQSLHSANDFGAKSSSFSYHMSESVQGKSELYSPRQPPSVKGTDTRTSEDKSDKELLDNGEYLIRPYMEPSEKIRHKYNCERVAGLDKHDGIFLIGELCLYIIENFYIDDSNCICEKADQDELSVIDQALGVKKDIMGSIDSQQKSPLPWGATAKDSLGGRAWAYNGGAWGKENLCNSSTLPHPWHMWKLDSVHELLKRDYQLRPVAIKIFSMDGCNELLVFHKKEREEVFRTLIAMNLPRNSMLDTTISASSKQDSGEGSRLFKVMAKSFSKRWQSGEITNFQYLMHLNTLAGRGYSDLTQYPVFPWVLADYESDNLDLSNPQSFRKLDKPMGCQTEGGEEEFRKRYDSWDDPDVPKFHYGSHYSSAGIVLFYLLRLPPFSMENQKLQGGQFDHADRLFNSVKDTWTSAAGKSNTSDVKELIPEFYYLPEFLENRFNLDLGEKQSGEKVGDVVLPPWAKGSTREFIRKHREALESDYVSENLHHWIDLIFGYKQRGKAAEDAVNVFYHYTYEGNVDIDAVSDPTMKASILAQINHFGQTPKQLFQKAHPQRRTDRKIPPHPLRYSTYLTHQEIRKTASSVSQIVTYNDKILIAASNSLLKPVAYSEYISWGFPDRSLRILTYDQDRLQSTHENLHGGSQIQCTGVSHDGNILTTGGDDGVVAVWRFVKDGIRRLLRMEKALCAHTAKITCIYVSQPYSLIVSGSDDCSVILWDLTGLVFVKQLPRFPASVSALHVNNLNGEILTGAGVLFAVWSVNGDCLAVVNTSQLPSDLILSVASTTHSDWQDTNWYVTGHQSGAVKVWKMVHCTSDEAANNKNKSPTTTYGGPGLDVQTLEYRLILQKVLKSHKHPVTALCIPPDLKQLLSGDANGHLFSWSLKDDSFKGS is encoded by the exons ATGAAATGGTCGACATTGCTCAGTAAGGTCGTCTTCGCCGCCCCGCAGCagcagccgcctccgccgccgccgcccccggcgTCCCCGCTCCACGACCAGGAGGCCGACCCCGCCACCCCGCGCCTcagctccgcctccgcctccgccagcGACGACGGCCGCGCCAGCGCCGCCTCCGGGAACTCGCCCTCGGCCGCCAG GGGAAAAAATGAACTGGTGTCAGACTTCAGGAGGTTCTGGGAAGAATTCCGCTCTTCCAGCTCTGAAAAG gagAAAGAAAGGGCCTTAAATTTGGCAGTAGATGTCTTCTGTAGGCTAGTGAAGCAGCAGTTTAGTGTAGCTCAATTAGTTACAAA GTTAGTAGAAGCACATGTTTTTGCTTTTGTTATTGGAAGGGCTTTTGTCACAGATGTGGAGAAACTAAGAATCCACAGCAAAGGAAGATCCTTGCATGTTGATGATGTTATCGGCTTCTTTTCTGAGATCACAGAG CTTGGCATATGTCCGGGTTCAAACTTGTTATATGCAGTTGAAGTTCTTGTGACAGAG ACTATTGATAAGCAGCCTTTGTTGGATTCTGGTATTCTGTGCTGCCTTATATATATCCTCAATTCCCTATTGAGTTCTGATGAATCCTGCAAAAAAACCTCACCTGTTGGTGGAGAAGGATCAGCAAGTGGGAAGAATAAAGATTGGGGTCCTTTGCAATCTCGGCGGCTCGAG ATCGAGGCAAGTGTAGTGCATATAATGAAGGCACTAGCGAGCCATTCATCTGCTGCACCAAGTTTAATTGAAGATGACGCTCTACAGCTTCTTTTCCACATGGTTGCAAATGGTTCTGTATCTGTGTTTTCTCAGTTCAAGGAGGGTCTCGTTCCTCTTCACACAATTCAGCTTCATCGGCATGCGATGCAG GTTCTCAGTCTTCTTCTTGCAAATGACAATGGGACTTCTGCGAAGTACATAAGGAAGCATCAGTTG ATTAAAGTACTCCTTATGGCCGTGAAAGATTTCAAATCTCAAAGTGGTGATGCTGCTTATACCATCGGCATTGTGGATTTGTTACTGGAATGTGTTGAACTCTCTTATAGGCCTG AGGCTGGATCCATTAGGCTCAGGGAAGACATACACAATGCTCATGGTTACCAGTTCCTTGTCCAGTTTGCACTCACACTATGCAGCTTACACAAAAATCAGGTTCACCAATCCTTGCCCAAGATAGTATCTGAAGAGAGTAGGTCGGATGCTTCCCGCAGATTAGAAGAAGATACATTCTCATGTGACCTTTCACCTCAGCTGTCCAGGTTGCTTGATGTTCTTGTAAATTTGTCGCAAACTGGTCCCTCTGAAGATTTTGTTGGTAAAAGTATGCAATCTTCTCATGGGAAGGGAACAGGTCACAGCAGAAGCCGAACCCCATCTGCTGACAAGTTTGCAGATGACATTTTGGAGATGAGCAGTCCCAAGGTAAAAGATCTTGAAGCCATTCAGATGTTACAGGACATTTTTCTGAAGGCAGACAACTTAGAAGTACAAGCTGAAGTTCTCAATAGAATGTTCAAGATTTTCTCGAGCCATCTCGAAAACTACAAGCTATGTCAGCAACTGCGAACTGTTCCTCTTTTTATCCTAAACATGGGCGGTTTCCCTGCAGCACTTCAAGAGGTCATCTTAAAAATTTTAGAGTATGCAGTCACTGTTGTAAATTGTATTCCAGAGCAGGAGTTGTTATCACTCTGTTGCTTACTGCAACAACCAATTTCTACCAGTCTTAAGCATACTGTGCTTTCTTTCTTCGTAAAGCTCCTGTCCTTTGATCAGCAGTACAAGAAAGTTCTCAGGGAAGTGGGTGTTCTTGGGGCATTGTTAGATGACTTGAAACAAAACAAGCTTTTCTCTGGAGATGAGCAGCAGAGCAAGATCTTTTACTCTCCGGAGATTAGGTCTGACACAGATGATATTCAGAAAACTGTGGACAACGAAGACTCCATTCTTTCACCGAAGTTGATGGCTTCTGGTTCCACGAAATTTCCCATGTTTGATGATGAAGGGACACTTAATGTTGCCTGGGATTGCCTTTTTTATTTGCTGAAGAGAGCTGAGACTAACCAGCAGTCTTTCCGATCTTCCAATGGAGTCAACACCATTCTTCCTTTCTTGGTATCAGAAAGCCACAGGTCTGGTGTGCTACGACTACTGTCATGCTTGATAATTGAAGATTCTCTTCAG GCTCATCCTGAAGAAATAGGATTACTGATTGAGATCTTGAAGAGTGGGATGGTATCAACCTCACTGGGTTCTCAGCACAAGCTTGACAATGATGCAAAGTGTGATACATTAGGAGCTTTATGGCGCATTCTTGGAGCAAACAATTCAGCACAAAGAATTTTTGGAGAAGCCACTGGATTTTCTCTTCTACTTACAACGCTTCATAGTTTCCAGAATGAAGGTGAAAATGAGGAGAATGAACCATCATTGTTTACTCACATGAAGATCTTTGGTTTTCTAATGCGCGCTATGGCAGCTGCTGTATGCAACAATGCTGTTAATAGGATAAGGCTGCATACAGTTCTGTCGTCACACACTTTCTATGATCTTCTCTCTGATTCTGGGTTGCTTTGCGTGGATTGCGAAAAGCAAGTTATCTTACTTATGCTTGAGCTTGCACTTGAGATTGTTCTTCCTCCTACCAGCAACCTGCAGGTAGAGAGCATCTCATCTGAAACCTCAGAGGACGAGCCATGTTTCTTGTCTGCAATCTCGTTTGGACTTTCAAAGCTTGATGTGGAACGTGTTTATAATGCTAGTGCAGTTGTCGTATTGATCCGCTCCTTGCTAATGTTTACGCCTAAAGTTCAACTTGAGTTGCTGAAATTCATCGAGAAACTAGCAAATGCTGGTCCCTTCAACCAGGAGAATTTAACTTCTGTTG GATGTGTTGGTCTTCTACTCGAGACAATCAACCCATTTTTGGAGGGTTCCTCTCCTATTCTCAATCATGCTTTGAGGATTGTTGAAGTGCTAGGTGCCTATAG GTTGTCTTCTTCCGAACTAAGACTTCTTGTGAGGTATATACTTCAGCTGAAAGTGAAGCGTTCAGGTCATCTTTTTGTTAATATGATGGAGAAGCTAATTCAAATGGAAGATGTCAGACAAGGAGATATTTCTCTAGCCCCTTTCATTGAGATGGACATGAGTAAAGCTGGCCACGCATCCATTCAGGTTTCATTAGGGGAAAGGACATGGCCACCTGTTTCTGGATACTCTTTTGTTTGTTGGTTCCAGTTTAGAAACTTATTTAGAAGCCATTCCAAGGAAACAGAAAAACCATCAAAAGGGGCTTCTGGTAAAAGGAGTGCACAAGTTTTGCGCATCTTTTCTGTGGGTGCAGTGGATGACGCCAACACTTTGTATGCAGAACTTTATCTTCATGACAATGGTGTTTTTACTATAGCAACAAGCAATTCAAGTTCACTGTCATTTCCTGGCATTGAAATGGTGGAGGGAAAATGGCATCATCTTGCAGTTGTTCATAGCAAACCAAATGCATTAGCTGGCCTTTTCCAAGCAAGTGTGGCAAGCATTTACCTTGACGGAAAGCTGAGGCATACTGGCAAGCTTGGATACTCGCCATCCCCATTTGGTAAATCATTGCAAGTAACACTTGGTACATCTGCTACCCGTGGCAAAGTTTCTGATTTATCATGGCAGCTCCGCTGTTGTTACCTTTTCGAGGAAGTCTTGACACCAGGGAGCATTTGTTTCATGTATATTCTTGGACAAGGTTACCGGGGATTGTTCCAGGACACTGATCTTCTGAGATTTGTACCTAACCGGGCCTGTGGTGGGGAGGTAATGGCGATTCTTGATTCACTTGAAGTGGAAGTAACTGCACCTTCAAGCAGCCAGCGGATAGATAGTTCAGCGAAACAAGTGAGTTCTAGACTTGAGAGCAGTGGAATTGTATGGGATATGGAAAGATTAAGAAATCTCTCAATGCAATTGTGTGGGAGGAAGCTAATATTTGCATTTGATGGAACATCATCAGATGCTTTTCGAGCATCTGGGACTCTTTCCTTGCTTAACCTTGTTGATCCAACTTCTGCTGCTGCATCCCCTATAGGAG GTATACCACGATACGGACGTCTAAGTGGTGATGTTTATGTGTGTAATCAATGCACAATTGGTGACACTGTTCAAACTGTTGGAGGAATGCCTGTTGTGCTTGCTCTTGTTGAGGCTGCTGAAACTAAGGATATGCTGCATATGGCACTGGAATTGCTTGCATTATCTCTTCAGCAGGGCCATCAAAATGTGAAAGACATGCAGGCCTTGAGGGGCTATCATCTTCTCGCACTTTTTCTGCACAGGAGAATGTCATTATTCGATATGCAATCTCTTGATATCTTCTTCCGCATCGCTGCCTGTGAGGCTTCGTTTCCTGAGCCACAGAAATCAAATATAAACCGAACATCAAGCTATGCATCTGGTATCTCCCCAGATGCCAGTCTTGATGATCTCAGCCTACCTAAGTTTGGCGATGATCTGTCTTCTGGTGGATCACATGGAGATCTAGATGATTTTTCAGCTCAAAAAGATTCATTCAGCCATCTGTCTGAGCTTGAAAATGCTGACTTAGCTGGTGAGACTTCTGAGTTCATAGTTTTGTCAAATGCTGATATGGTTGAACATGTTCTCTTGGACTGGACTATATGGGTTGCTGCTCCTATATCAGTACAAATAACTCTTCTTGGGTTTCTTGAGAGGATGGTATCAATGCATTGGTTTAGGAACCACAACCTGACAATATTGCGTCGAATTAATCTTGTGCAGCATCTTCTTGTTACTTTACAGCGTGGGGATGTTGAAATTCCTGTGCTGGAGAAGCTAGTTGTGCTGCTTGGTGTCATCTTGGAGGATGGTTTTCTAGCTTCCGAGTTGGAGCTTGTTGTAAGATTCATAATCATGACATTTGATCCTCCAGAACTTAGCCCAAACCGTCAGATTGTCCGGGAGGCTATGGGAAAGCATATTATTGTGAGGAACATGTTACTTGAAATGCTCATTGATCTACAAGTAACCATAAACGCTGAAGAGTTGCTGGAGCAATGGCATAAAGTTGTTTCATCTAGATTGGTCACATATTTCCTTGATGAAGCTGTGCATCCGACAAGTATGAGATGGATCACCACTCTATTAGGAGTTTGCCTTACATCATCTGCTACATTTGCTCTGAAATTCCGTACAAGTGGTGGTTTCCAAGGGTTGAATCATGTGCTTCCAAGCTTTTATGATTCTCCTGAAATATATTATATAATCTTCTGTTTGATTTTTGGGAAGCCTGTTTATCCTCGAGTTCCGGAGGTCCGCATGCTTGATTTCCATGCTCTCATGCCTAGTGATGGAAACTATGGAGAACTGAAGTTTGTGGATCTATTGGATACTGTTATCGCAATGGCGAAAGCTACATTTGATTCATTTATTATGAAGTCTATGCTTGCACATCAGAATAACAATCTTTCACACCTTAATGGCACCTTGGTTGCTGATCTTCTGGAGGCAACATCAgacatgggaggagatcttcaaggAGAAGCTCTGATGCATAAGACATATGCAGCAAGGTTAATGGCTGGTGAAGCAGCAGCACCTGCTGTTGCTACTTCAATATTGCGGTTCATGGTTGATTTGGCAAAAACGTGCCCACCATTCTCTGCTGTTTGCAGGCGACATGAATTCCTAGAAAGCTGTATTGATCTATATTTCTCTTGTGCAAG GTCTGATTGTGCGTTGAAGATGGCAAAAGATCTAACAACTGCTGCAATAGATGAGAAGAACATGAATGATGATGACAATGGAAGTTCAAAAGATACCTTTCCATGTTTGCCACAGAATCAGGAACAatctgccaaaactttgagtgcTGCAAGTTTTCCTCAGGAGCAAAAAAGCACTAGCTCAGGAAGTACCGACATGCAGAACTCTTCTGATAATGGTGAAGTAAAAGCAGACATTTCTCTCAGTGAGGAGCTCAGCACCAAGTTTTTAAATGGAGAAGCAAGCCAAGTGTTTCAGAATGCTCATGATAAAGGACCGTTATCAGCTGTGAGATCAAATGGCATTGCCGATTCTCACCAACTAGCTGATTCACCCAGCTCAGTATCTGTGATTAACATTGGATCCCCTGTTTTGTCTGAGAGATCGACTCATAAACCAGCAAACACCCCTACTGCGTCTCCCATGGCCCCATTCACTTCTTGGGCTGGTAGCTCAGGATCATATACTGATGGTAGACACCTAACGGCCTCTCCATCCATGTCTTCAACTATATCTGCAATGGACCTCGATTCATCTCCTGATCTAAAGACAAGCATTCAGGGATCGCCTGCAGTGAATACATTTTTCCCGATCAGTTCGAAGCTTCTGCTTGACATAGATGATGTAGGTTATGGGGGTGGCCCTTGCTCTGCAGGAGCTACTGCTGTTCTTGATTTCATTGCTCAAATCCTTGCTGATATTATATCAGAGCAGCTCAAAGCAACACTATTTATTGAAAGCGTTCTCGAGTCTGTGCCTTTGTTTGTAGACGTTGATTCTGCTTTGGTTTTTCAAGGCTTGTGTCTAAGCAGACTGATGAACTTCCTTGAAAGAAAACTCTTActcgatgatgaagaagatgagaaGAAACTCGACAAGAGTCGCTGGTCTGTCAACTTGGAACCACTTTGCTGGCTGATTGTTGACCGTGTATACATTGGCTGCTTTCCAACCCCAGTCGGTGTACTGCGAACGCTAGAGTTCTTGTTGTCCATGTTGCAGCTTGCCAATCAAGATGGCCGTATTGAAGATGCAGTACCTTCAGGTAAAGGTATTTTATCCATTGCTCGAGGAACCAGGCAACTCGACCCCTACATCCATGCCATATTGAAGAACACAAACCGTCTGATAATGTACTGTTTCCTGCCAACATTCCTTAAGAATCTTGGGGAGGATGAACTGCTGGCAAATCTGGCTTTCCTAACAGAAACAGGGAGAAATTTAGCTTCAAAACCTCCCCAAGAAGAGTATTCTGTCGATATTTGTACCATTCTTCAGCTTTTGATTGCCAACAAGAGACTGATTCTATGCCCAAGCAATGTTGATAATGATCTAATGTGTTGTTTCTGCATCAATCTGATGGCACTTCTTCGTGACAAGAGATTAACTGCGCAAGACTTTGCGGTGGATTTACTTAAGTACCTGGTAGTGCATCGACGCCCATCTCTCGAGGACCTGCTTGTTTGTAAGCCTAACCAGGGGCAACAAACAGACATTCTGCATGGAGGGCTTGACAAATTGCTGACTGGGAGTACATCCGTGTTTTTTGAGTGGCTCGAGAATTCTCAGCAAACAATTAGTAAAGTGTTAGACCAGTGTGCTCTAATAATGTGGGTTCAGTACATTACTGGCTCAGCAAAATTTCCTGGGGTGAGAATAAAAGGCATGGAAGTCAGGCGCAAGAAGGAGATGGGACGGAAATCACGCGAAATTGTAAAGCTAGATGCCAGACACTGGGAGCAGATAAATGAACGGAGGTATAATCTTGATTTGGTTCGTGATGTGATGTCCACAGAGCTGAGGGCAATTCGTCAAGACAAATATGGATGGATATTGCATGGAGAAAGTGAGTGGCAGAGCCAAATTCAACAGCTTGTACATGAAAGAGGTATTTTCCCCATTTGTCAAGTATCCACAGAACCTGCATGGCAGTTATGTGCTGTTGAAGGACCATATAGAATGCGGAAGAAACTTGAGAACTCCAAATTTAAGATAGATACTATTCAGAATGTTCTAACCAGCAGCCTGGGGTTTGATGATGTTACTAGAGCCAAGAAAGAGGATGGAGACATGATGACATCTGGGTCAGATACAATGTCGGGCTTGAATCTTTTGACCTATGATACTGAGCAGAGGGAACTTGATGCTGCTGATTTTGCATCTTTCAAAGAGGATGATGACATATTCAAAGGAGGAAGCACAGCGTCACCTCCAATTGGCTGGACTGATGATAAAAGCAGCATCAATGAACAGAGTCTTCACTCTGCAAATGATTTCGGAGCAAAATCAAGTTCCTTTTCTTATCACATGTCAGAGAGTGTCCAAGGTAAATCTGAGTTATATTCACCAAGACAACCACCTTCAGTTAAAGGTACTGATACGAGAACCTCAGAGGATAAATCAGATAAGGAGTTGCTTGACAACGGAGAGTATCTTATCAGGCCTTATATGGAACCTTCTGAAAAGATCAGGCATAAGTACAATTGTGAACGTGTTGCTGGTCTTGACAAGCACGATGGTATATTTCTTATTGGGGAGCTTTGCTTATACATTATTGAGAACTTCTACATCGACGATTCCAACTGCATTTGTGAAAAGGCCGATCAAGATGAGCTTTCTGTCATTGATCAGGCTTTAGGTGTGAAAAAGGATATAATGGGAAGCATTGATTCCCAGCAGAAATCACCTTTACCATGGGGTGCAACTGCAAAGGACTCACTTGGTGGTAGAGCATGGGCATACAATGGAGGTGCTTGGGGTAAGGAAAATCTTTGCAATAGCAGCACCCTGCCTCATCCATGGCATATGTGGAAGCTTGATAGTGTCCATGAGCTCCTGAAACGTGACTATCAGCTTCGACCTGTTGCAATCAAGATTTTCAGCATGGATGGGTGTAACGAGCTTCTAGTTTTCCACAAAAAAGAGAGGGAGGAAGTTTTCAGAACTCTGATTGCCATGAACCTCCCACGGAATAGCAT GTTGGACACAACAATATCAGCTTCCTCAAAGCAGGATAGTGGCGAGGGGAGCCGCCTTTTCAAAGTTATGGCGAAATCTTTTTCCAAAAGATGGCAAAGTGGAGAAATTACCAACTTCCAGTATCTCATGCATCTAAATACACTTGCCGGTCGGGGCTATAGCGACCTTACACAGTACCCAGTATTTCCATGGGTTCTTGCAGATTACGAAAGCGATAACTTAGATCTGAGTAACCCACAGAGCTTCCGTAAGCTTGATAAGCCAATGGGATGTCAAACAGAGGGAGGAGAAGAGGAATTCCGTAAGAG ATATGATAGCTGGGATGACCCTGATGTACCAAAGTTCCATTATGGTTCCCATTATTCAAGTGCTGGGATTGTTCTTTTCTATCTTCTAAGGCTGCCTCCATTCAGCATGGAAAACCAGAAACTGCAGGGTGGACAATTCGACCATGCAGACAGGTTGTTCAATAGTGTGAAGGATACATGGACAAGCGCTGCTGGTAAGAGCAACACATCAGATGTGAAAGAGCTCATTCCTGAGTTCTATTATCTGCCCGAGTTTTTGGAGAACCGGTTTAATCTGGACTTGGGGGAGAAACAATCAGGAGAGAAG GTCGGTGATGTTGTTTTGCCACCTTGGGCGAAAGGTAGCACCAGAGAATTTATTAGAAAACACCGGGAAGCTCTGGAATCAGACTATGTATCTGAGAATCTGCATCATTGGATTGATCTTATTTTTGGATATAAGCAGAGAGGAAAG GCAGCTGAAGATGCCGTCAATGTTTTCTATCACTATACATATGAAGGCAATGTTGACATAGATGCAGTATCAGATCCTACCATGAAGGCTTCAATACTGGCACAGATCAATCACTTTGGCCAGACCCCCAAACAGTTATTCCAAAAAGCCCATCCACAGCGACGGACTGACAGGAAAATTCCTCCTCATCCTCTACGGTACAGCACCTATCTCACACACCAAGAGATCCGCAAGACAGCATCATCAGTGTCCCAGATCGTGACCTACAATGACAAGATCCTAATTGCCGCATCAAACAGCTTGCTCAAGCCAGTTGCTTACAGTGAGTACATCTCATGGGGATTTCCTGACCGCAGCTTGAGAATATTGACATATGATCAGGATAGACTTCAATCAACACATGAGAACCTTCATGGTGGTAGTCAAATTCAGTGCACTGGAGTGAGCCATGATGGCAACATTCTCACCACAGGTGGTGATGACGGAGTAGTTGCAGTATGGAGATTTGTGAAGGATGGCATTCGTCGTCTCCTGAGGATGGAGAAAGCCCTGTGTGCTCACACTGCCAAAATAACATGCATCTATGTCAGCCAGCCTTACTCGTTAATAGTCTCAGGCTCTGACGATTGTTCCGTCATATTGTGGGACCTGACAGGCCTGGTCTTTGTGAAGCAGCTGCCTAGGTTCCCAGCGTCAGTGTCTGCATTACATGTGAACAACCTCAATGGTGAGATTCTGACTGGTGCTGGTGTTCTTTTTGCCGTTTGGAGCGTCAACGGAGACTGTCTTGCTGTGGTGAACACCTCTCAGCTTCCTTCTGATCTCATCTTATCTGTGGCAAGCACCACACACTCAGACTGGCAGGATACAAACTGGTATGTGACAGGCCATCAAAGTGGTGCTGTGAAGGTATGGAAGATGGTGCACTGCACGTCTGATGAGGCAGCAAACAACAAAAACAAATCCCCAACAACCACCTATGGAGGGCCGGGTCTGGATGTCCAGACGCTGGAATACAGGCTAATTCTTCAAAAGGTTCTCAAATCACACAAGCACCCGGTGACTGCCCTTTGTATACCGCCCGACCTGAAGCAGCTTCTGAGCGGGGATGCCAATGGTCATTTGTTTTCTTGGTCACTGAAAGATGACAGCTTTAAGGGCTCATAG